A genomic window from Chrysoperla carnea chromosome 3, inChrCarn1.1, whole genome shotgun sequence includes:
- the LOC123294828 gene encoding chitotriosidase-1: MEALKKANPKLKTLLAIGGWSFGTQKFKEMSATRYSRQTFIYSAIPFIRDRGFDGLDIDWEYPKGSDDKKNYVLLLKELREAFEAEAQEVKKPRLLLTAAVPVGPDNIKSGYDVPAVASYLDFINLMAYDFHGKWERETGHNAPLYAPSSDSEWRKQLSVDNAASMWVRLGAPKEKLVIGMATYGRSFTLSNTDRFRVNSPASGGGKAGEYTKEAGFLAYYEICEMLRNGASYIWDDEMKVPYLVHGDQWVGFDDERSIRNKMQWIKTNNFGGAMVWTVDMDDFTGQVCGGNVKYPLIGAMREELRGISRGKNAKDVDWQEVAGAIEIEVTEKPQPIKISVSEVLNRVRKPTKHIVLKQSTQEVEKNVRKPQILCYMTSWSQKRPGAGKFTPEDIESSLCTHIIYAFATLKDHKLSEATDKDPEMYDRVVALREKNPDLKILLAIGGWAFGSTPFKELTSNTFRMNQFVYEAIEFLRDYKFNGLDVDWEYPRGADDRTSYVNLLKELRLAFEGEAKSSGQPRLLLTAAVPASFEAIAAGYDVPEISKYLDFINVMTYDFHGQWERQVGHNSPLFPLESATSYQKKLTVDFSAREWVKQGAPKEKLMIGMPTYGRSFTLVNTTQFDIGAPASGGGVAGKYTAEAGFMSYYEICDFLHGDNTTLVWDNEQQVPFAYRKDQWMAWLKEEGFGGIMIWSVDMDDFRGQCGSGKFPLMNAMKQELNDYKVRLEYDGPFESSSPNGQYTTKNPNEVVCEEEDGHISYHPDKADCTMYYMCEGERKHHMPCPQNLVFNPNENVCDWPENVEGCMHHTQAPPTR; this comes from the exons AATTACGCGAAGCATTTGAAGCTGAAGCCCAAGAAGTGAAAAAACCACGATTATTATTAACAGCCGCTGTACCAGTTGGACCTGATAATATTAAAAGTGGTTATGATGTACCAGCCGTAGCATCctatttagattttattaatttgatggCATACGATTTTCATGGTAAATGGGAACGTGAAACTGGACATAATGCACCATTATATGCACCAAGTAGCGATTCAGAATGGCGTAAACAATTATCTGTTGATAATGCAGCCTCAATGTGGGTACGTTTAGGTGCACCAAAAGAGAAATTAGTTATTGGTATGGCAACATATGGTCGATCATTCACATTATCAAATACAGACCGTTTTAGAGTCAATTCGCCAGCAAGTGGTGGTGGAAAAGCTGGTGAATATACTAAAGAAGCTGGATTTTTGGCGTATTATGAA atttgTGAAATGTTACGAAATGGTGCATCATACATTTGGGATGACGAAATGAAAGTACCATATTTAGTTCATGGTGATCAATGGGTTGGTTTTGATGATGAACGATCAATTCGTAATAAAATGCAATGGATCAAAACAAATAACTTTGGTGGTGCTATGGTATGGACTGTTGATATGGATGACTTCACTGGCCAAGTATGTGGTGGCAATGTAAAATATCCATTGATTGGTGCTATGAG AGAAGAGCTACGCGGAATTTCACGAGGTAAAAATGCCAAAGATGTTGATTGGCAAGAAGTAGCTGGTGCAATTGAAATAGAAGTGACTGAAAAACCTCAACCAATCAAAATCAGTGTTTCTGAAGTATTAAACCGGGTACGAAAACCAACAAAACACATTGTCTTGAAACAATCAACCCAAGAAGTAGAAAAGAATG TTCGTAAACCacaaatattatgttatatgaCAAGCTGGTCCCAAAAACGTCCAGGAGCTGGTAAATTCACGCCAGAGGATATTGAATCATCACTATGTACACACATTATTTATGCATTTGCCACATTAAAAGATCATAAATTATCTGAAGCAACTGACAAAGATCCAGAAATGTACGATCGTGTTGTGGCTTTGAGAGAAAAAAATCCAGATTTAAAG atacTGTTGGCAATCGGTGGATGGGCATTTGGATCAACTCCATTCAAAGAATTAACAAGCAATACTTTCCGTATGAATCAATTTGTGTATGAAgcaattgaatttttaagagATTACAAATTTAATGGATTAGATGTCGATTGGGAATATCCACGAGGCGCTGATGATCGTACCTCATATGTAAATTTACTCAAAGAATTACGTTTAGCATTTGAAGGTGAGGCCAAGAGCTCTGGACAACCACGACTACTTTTAACAGCCGCTGTACCAGCATCCTTCGAAGCTATTGCTGCCGGCTATGATGTACCagaaatatcgaaatatttagattttattaatgtaaTGACTTACGATTTCCATGGACAATGGGAACGACAAGTTGGACACAACAGTCCATTATTCCCTCTAGAAAGTGCTACTAGCTATCAGAAAAAATTAACCGTCGATTTTTCCGCTCGTGAATGGGTAAAACAAGGTGCTCCAAAAGAGAAATTAATGATTGGTATGCCAACATATGGACGGTCATTCACATTGGTTAATACTACACAATTCGATATTGGCGCACCAGCATCAGGTGGTGGTGTTGCCGGAAAATATACAGCAGAAGCTGGTTTTATGAGTTATTATGAAATATGTGATTTCTTGCATGGTGATAATACAACATTAGTTTGGGATAATGAACAACAAGTACCATTCGCATACAGAAAAGATCAATGG ATGGCATGGTTGAAAGAAGAAGGTTTTGGTGGTATCATGATTTGGTCTGTTGATATGGATGATTTCCGTGGACAATGTGGATCTGGAAAATTCCCATTAATGAATGCTATGAAACAAGaattaaatgattataaagTTCGTTTAGAATATGATGGACCATTTGAAAGTTCAAGTCCAAATGGACAATATACAACGAAAAATC CAAATGAAGTTGTATGTGAAGAGGAAGATGGTCACATCAGTTATCATCCCGATAAAGCAGATTGTACAATGTATTATATGTGTGAAGGTGAACGTAAACATCACATGCCATGTCCACAGAATCTTGTATTTAATCCAAATGAAAATGTATGTGATTGGCCAGAAAATGTAGAAGGTTGTATGCATCACACACAAGCACCACCAacacgataa